The following is a genomic window from Variovorax paradoxus.
CTGACCCTGCGATACGGGCTGGGCATTTCCGGCCATCCCTACGACGGTGTGCGCGAACGACAGCGCAGCGTCTTCATGAACCTTTCGATGCCCCTGCCGTGATGCGAACCCACCTCCTCCCCTTCCTGCGCCTCGCCGCTGCCTGGCTGCTGCTGGGCCTTGCGCTGCCGGGCCAGGCGCAGCCGCTGCCGCTCGCCGACCCCGATGACGGCATGAGCTTTCGCGTGCTCTCCTTTCACGACGTGCGGGCAACGTGCGCGCGAGCTTCGAAAACTCACCCGACGAAACCGCCATCGACGAGCGCACGCTGGCCGAGGTGTTCGCCTGGCTTCAACACAACGACTACCACCCGATCAGCCTGCAGCAGGTGATCGATGCGCGCGCCGACGGCAAACCCCTGCCTTCCAAACCCGTGCTGCTGACCTTCGATGATGGCTACCGCAGCGCCTATACCCAGGTCTTCCCGCTGCTGCAGCGCTTCAAATATCCGGCGCTGCTGGCGTTGGTGACAAGCTGGCTCGAGGTACCGGAGGACGGCAACGTCGCCTACGGCGACAAGCCTGTGCCCCGCAGCGACTTCCTGCGCTGGCGCGAGGCCGCGGAAATGGCGCGCTCCGGCCTGGTCGAGCTCGCGAGCCACAGCGACGCCCTGCACACAGGCGTGCAGGCCAATCCCCAGGGCAGCATGCTGCCGTCGGCGGCCACCCATCGCTACGACCCCGCCACGGCGCGCTATGAGGACGACGCCACCTACGTGCAGCGCATCGAGTCGGACCTCAACCGCAGCCGGGAGATCATCGAGGCGCGCACCGGCGCCAAAGTGCGCGCCATGGTCTGGCCGTATGGCGCCTACAACGCCGCGGCACTGAAGGCCGCCGAACGGGCAGGCATGCCGGTGACCTTCACGCTCGACGACGGGCCGAACGCGCCCTCGGTGCCGTTGTCTCGGATCCGCCGCGCGCTCGCGGCCTACGACAACGAAGCCCCCGATTACGCCCGGCTGCTGCGCAGCCCGGTCGGCGGCGAACTGCGGCCGATCAACCGCGTCATGCACGTGGACCTTGACCATGTCTACGACACCGACCCGGCGCAGCAGGAACGCAATCTTTCGGCATTGATCGACCGCGTGGCGGCCGTGCGGCCGCGCGCCGTGTTCCTGCAGGCCTATGCCGATCCCGACGGCGACGGCGTGGCCGATGCGCTCTACTTTCCGAACCGCCACCTTCCGGTACGCGCCGACCTCTTCGGCCGCGCGGCCTGGCAGTTGCGCAGCCGCGCCGGCGTGAAGGTCTACGCATGGATGCCGGTCATGGCGTTTCGCCTGCCGACATCCCACCCGCTGGCGATGCACACGGTGCGTACCGCGAACGGCAGCGCTCCGCCGGACCGCTACCACCGGCTGTCGCCCTTCGATCCGGCGGTGCGCGCGCTCGTGGGCGACATCTACGAAGACCTGGGACGCCATGCCTTCTTTGAGGGCCTCCTGTTCCATGACGACGCGACGCTCTCGGACGACGAGGACGCGAGCCCCTTCGCGCTCGCGGCCTATGGCCGCTGGGGACTGCCGGCCGATGTGGCCGCCATCCGGGCCGATCCGGCGTTGATGGCGCAATGGACGGACGCAAAGACGCGCCACCTGACGGAATTCACCCAAGAGCTCGCCGCGCGCACGGGGGCCTGGCGGGCGGGCCTCGAAACCGCGCGCAACCTCTATGCGCGGCCGGTGCTCGACCGCGCGGCGGAGCAGTGGTTCGCACAGAGCTACGAGGCTTCGCTCGCGGCCTACGACTACGTGGCCTTGATGGCCATGCCCCGCATGGAGCGCGAGGACGATGCGAACGCCTGGCTTGCGCGCCTGGCGCGCCGAGTGGCCGGCACGCCGCGCGGCCTGGATGGCACCGTCTTCGAGCTACAGGCACGTGACTGGCGCACCGGAAAACCGGTGGCCGACGAAGAACTCTCGCGCCAGTGGGCGCTGCTGCATCGCATGGGCGTGAGGCACCTGGGCTACTACCCGGACGACTTCCTCAACAACCAGCCGTCGCTGGAGGTCGTGCGCCGCGCGATCTCGGTGCGCACCCTGCTGTGGCGCGCACTGCCGATTCCCGCGATATCCCCCGCAGCCACCACTGCGCCTGAGAGCCGCTCGCCATGAACACCTTCCACGCCCTTTCGCAGGCGCTGCCATCGCTGCTGTTCGGCTTCGTCTTCTACTACCCGTTCTTCATGGCGTACGTGTGGATGGCGGGTGGGTTGTCGCACGCCTGGTTCTTCGAGCGCCAGCGAGACGTCGACGCCGATCCGCTGCAGACGCTTCCATCACAACCCCTGGTCACGGTGGTCGTGCCCTGCTTCAACGAGGCGCCGCACCTGCGCGAGGTGATCGAGCAGCTGATGCGTACGCGCTATCCGAACTTCGAGGTGATCGCGGTCAACGACGGCAGCACCGACGGCACGGGCGACCTGCTCGATGCCATGACCGCGGAGTACAGCCGGCTGCGGGTGATTCACAACACGAGCAACCAAGGCAAGGCCGTGGGCCTGAACACCGCCTGCCAACTCGCGCGCGGGGAATACATTCTCGGGATCGACGGCGACGCGCTGGTGGACGCCAACGCCATCGCGTGGATGCTCAAGCCCATGCTGGCGTCCGAGCGCATCGGCGCCGTGACCGGCAATCCGCGCATCCGCACGCGCACCTCGCTGCTCGGACGCATGCAGGTCGGCGAGTTCTCGTCGATCATCGGCCTCATCAAGCGCTCGCAGCAACTGGTGGGCACCTTGTTCACCGTCTCGGGTGTGATCGCGATGTTCCGCCGTCGCGCGGTGATCGACGTCGGCTTCTGGAGTCCCGATGTGATGACCGAGGACATCGACATGAGCTGGAAGCTCCAGCTCGCTGGCTGGCAGCTGCGATTCGAGCCACGCGCGCTGTGCTGGATCCTCATGCCCGAGACGCTGCGCGGGCTCTGGCACCAGCGCGAGCGCTGGGCCCTCGGTGGCATCCAGACCATGCTGCGCTACACCACGCGCATCCTGCGGCCGCGCCACTGGCGCATGTGGCTGATCTACGCCGAGTACATGGTCAGCGTGGCGTGGGCCTATGCCATGGCACTCGTGCTGATCATCGGCGTTCTGCGCCCTCTCCTGCCCGCCGGATCGGCATGGCATTCGGCGCTGCTGCCTCACTGGCAAGGCACCTTGCTTGCGATGACTTGCATCCTGCAGATGCTGCTGAGCCTGTGGATCGACCGTCGTTACGACCGGGACCTGATGCGCTATTTCGTCGGAACGATCTGGTACCCGATCGCCTTCTGGACCATCACGATGGCGGCCACGGTGGTCGCCTTACCTAAGGCTCTGTTGCGCCGCCGCGGCAAACGCGCGGTGTGGACAAGCCCTGACCGAGGAGTTTCCAATGCACCCTGAATCCAACCGACACCCGCAAGCCACCCACACGGACACCAGCTGCGACACCGCTCCGCCCGTGCGGCGCCGCTCCTGGGGCCAGCCCGCCGGAGAAGAACCGATCATCGACGCCGCGCGCATCCCGCTGCGCGCCTTCGGCACCGGCCGCTCGCCCCAGCGAACACTGGCCATGTACCTGTGGCTGCGCGTTCTGCGACCGGCGGTGAACATGGGGATCTGGTTCTGTGCCATCTGGTATGCCTGGCCGTACGTGCTCGGCGCACGCTCGCAACCCGAGGTGCTGCAGCTGCTGGGCCTTTACGCCATCGTCATCGGCGCGATCCTCGCCTCGATGCTGGCCATCGCACCACTGCGGCGGATGCAACACCGGCGTGGTGCACCGCCGGACCAGGAGCATTCGTCGCTGTTCGCCCTGGCGTCGTACATTTCCGTGCCTCCTGCGCGCCTGTCCGCCTGGCAGCGGGCGCGGCAGCTGCTGGTGCAGCACGATCTTCACGGTCAGCTGCATGATGCGCAAGACACGACGCCGGGCCTGCTGGAGCCCGCGCCGCGTCGACCGCGCACCGCGCGCTGATCCGATCCCACAGAGCATGTGGTCCCCGCCGCCGTGCGGCGAAAAACGCGCGCGGCTGCGCAGCACACGTCCCTCGAAAACGAGAAGCCCGGCGATCTGACCCGGCGCTGGCGTCCACCTGCCGGCCCCGGCCGGCGGCCATCTACGGCCCGGACATTCGGCGCGGCTGGCCTACTTCGGTTCCGCGGCCGGAGGCGTCGACCTGCTGTCGCTGGCCTTCCGATCAGGGCGTGTACGGCTGCGTTCGGCGGCGCCTTGGGCAGCCGGCTTTGGATGGCCGCTCGCAGCTCCAGAGCCGTCAGAGCCGCCCCCCGACGGGCTCTGTTGGCGTGCAGCCTCCGGCGTGGCAGCGCTGGTGCCACCGGCCGGGTGCGTCGGAGGCGTGGTCGGGCTCGGCGTCGATGTTGCATCGCCGCCGACGGCAGGATGGGTGGGTGGTGCCCCCGGGGCCGGCGTCTGGGCCGAGGAAGCGAAGGATCCGAGCGCCAGGCAAGCTGCCGCCAGCGCGTGAGTGAGTGCGGTCATGCCGTGTCTCCTTGAAGCGGGTGGCCATTTGGCGCCTGCCCCGGACCCCTGCTGTGCGCGGCGGGCCCCGCTCGTTGTCGGAGGGAACCTACGCGAAAGCGCTGCGTTCGCGATCCAGACACATGCCGTCCCACGGCCAAGTCAGCGGCGTGCCCAGGAATGCGCACCTGTGGCGCGAAGGGGCACATCGCTGGTGTGCCTCAAGGTGACGGGGCCCTGCCGCCAGAGGCTGGCGCGTTCGCACGGCGACAACGCGCAGTGCGCTCAGCCTTGGGCGCTTTGCGCGCAAGCAGCTGCGCAGGAATGCGGCGGGAAGACGCCCCGCTCAGCGGCGGTAGGGATTGTGGGGGCGACGGTCATAGCGGTCAGGGACGCCGTCGCGGTCGCTGTCCCGACGCGCATGACGGTAGTCGGCGCGGCGGTCGTGCCGGTGGTCATAGCGATGGCGTGTCACGTGGCGCGGCGGCGGCGGGGCCACCACGACCACGTGTGGCCGGTAACCGCGGTCTCCAGGATGCGGCTGCGCCTGCGCGGGCGCACTGAGCGCGGACAGCGCCAGCAAGGCTGCAGCACCGAATGCAAGGGAAAGCTTCTTCATTGCAACTCCTTTGAGTCGTATTCAGGAGCTCCGATACTGAGGCCGGACTGTGAAGGACGGGTAAGGCGGCGGCGAAGTTTCGATGAATCCCTGTGGGGAGATTCCCGTATGCATGGCCGTGGTGTCGATCCTCGATGTCGCCGCGCCGTCGATCCGTGCGGGGTTTGCCCTGAGACGCCCGAGGTTCGACGACCGATGTTTCGGGCCGCAGCAAGGCCGGTCCTGACAGCCCACGTGCGGCCGGCGGCTGGCGCTGTGCCACGCCTGCCATGCGCGATGGAGACGCGTGATTTGGCGGTATGCGCGTTCCGGTGAACGGCCATCGCGGACTTCGCCCCGGCGCTGGAGAACAGACGCCTCAGATGTCGATGCCAAGCACAGCCCTGTGCGCGATGGGATGCCACACCTTGCCAGTCCTGCTGGCCTTGGCGAGCCGTTCGAGGAAAGTCCTCGGCAGCTGCCTTCCCGGCGGGTGCGAGCAAAGTATTCCATCCCATGTGGCGTGGGTGAGCACGATGGCAGCGCCATACCCCGCAAGCCTGTCGAACGCCTCAGCAACAAACAGCGGCATACGCGGTTGAGTCACCTCGATCCACACGGTCACATTGAGATCCAGATGGTTGCCCGCGTCGATGGCCGCAGCCAGCAAACCGGCCGCCTTGCCGGTGATGATGGCAGCGGCCGACCCCGACGCGCTGATCGTTATATGCACCACCGGGAAGTTGGGGTTCGACACATCGCTCCAAACAGTGGATTCGGCCGCTTCGCAACATCACATCGCTAGCCATCATCGTCTTCGATGTAGAAGATGGCGAGCTCTTCGGCGCCATTGCATGCCGGACAGCGCTCGTCAGCCCAGGGCGCGTCGCCGGGGCCGACATCCTGTCAAAGGATGCGCACTACCGACGTTTCCCCAAACACGTGTTCGAGCATTCTCCGATAAAGACGCCCGGGTAGGCGATACCAGATGCAAGGGGCCGCCTCGCGCGTTCGCCGCGCAAGACCCGGCACTCGGGGCGCACGCCTACGTCAGAGTTCGCGATTCGGAAACGTACCAAAGAGGCAGTTCGACTTAATGTGATGTCTTCACATACACAATCCGTAAGCCAAAAGGCACCAAAAGCACACCACCTGTGCATACAAGCGCTTTCGGACAAAGGCTCGGCCTTTGGGCTCGGCAAGGCGATCAAAGGGGAAATGAATGCCGCTCTTATTTCTGATGAGGCTTCTTCAGACAGAACTTCCCGTGCGGGTGGTCCAACCCGAGGAGATTCGACATGTCTCGGTGCTCCTTGCCACGGGCCTCATCGTGGCTGAGATCTCGGGGCTCGAGCCCACCGGCTTATACGCCGCACCACGCATGGCGACGGTGATCGCCATTACCGATGAGGGGCGGGCCGAGATCGCGAAGCTTGGAAAGCGGCCCGAACTGGCCAAGACCACGATGCAGTTTTCCAATGGATTGCGGCTGATGTGAGTTCTCAGTCGCCTTGCATCAAGCCCATCGCCACGCCTCCAGGTTTGAAGGTTCAATGGTGCAGTGCAGCTCCTGCCGGTCACTAGGCATCGCCGAGGTCCGGAATACACGGTCGGACGTGACACCCGCGTGTTTTTCGCGCTGGCAAATCAGC
Proteins encoded in this region:
- the pgaB gene encoding poly-beta-1,6-N-acetyl-D-glucosamine N-deacetylase PgaB, with product MRASFENSPDETAIDERTLAEVFAWLQHNDYHPISLQQVIDARADGKPLPSKPVLLTFDDGYRSAYTQVFPLLQRFKYPALLALVTSWLEVPEDGNVAYGDKPVPRSDFLRWREAAEMARSGLVELASHSDALHTGVQANPQGSMLPSAATHRYDPATARYEDDATYVQRIESDLNRSREIIEARTGAKVRAMVWPYGAYNAAALKAAERAGMPVTFTLDDGPNAPSVPLSRIRRALAAYDNEAPDYARLLRSPVGGELRPINRVMHVDLDHVYDTDPAQQERNLSALIDRVAAVRPRAVFLQAYADPDGDGVADALYFPNRHLPVRADLFGRAAWQLRSRAGVKVYAWMPVMAFRLPTSHPLAMHTVRTANGSAPPDRYHRLSPFDPAVRALVGDIYEDLGRHAFFEGLLFHDDATLSDDEDASPFALAAYGRWGLPADVAAIRADPALMAQWTDAKTRHLTEFTQELAARTGAWRAGLETARNLYARPVLDRAAEQWFAQSYEASLAAYDYVALMAMPRMEREDDANAWLARLARRVAGTPRGLDGTVFELQARDWRTGKPVADEELSRQWALLHRMGVRHLGYYPDDFLNNQPSLEVVRRAISVRTLLWRALPIPAISPAATTAPESRSP
- the pgaC gene encoding poly-beta-1,6-N-acetyl-D-glucosamine synthase codes for the protein MNTFHALSQALPSLLFGFVFYYPFFMAYVWMAGGLSHAWFFERQRDVDADPLQTLPSQPLVTVVVPCFNEAPHLREVIEQLMRTRYPNFEVIAVNDGSTDGTGDLLDAMTAEYSRLRVIHNTSNQGKAVGLNTACQLARGEYILGIDGDALVDANAIAWMLKPMLASERIGAVTGNPRIRTRTSLLGRMQVGEFSSIIGLIKRSQQLVGTLFTVSGVIAMFRRRAVIDVGFWSPDVMTEDIDMSWKLQLAGWQLRFEPRALCWILMPETLRGLWHQRERWALGGIQTMLRYTTRILRPRHWRMWLIYAEYMVSVAWAYAMALVLIIGVLRPLLPAGSAWHSALLPHWQGTLLAMTCILQMLLSLWIDRRYDRDLMRYFVGTIWYPIAFWTITMAATVVALPKALLRRRGKRAVWTSPDRGVSNAP
- the pgaD gene encoding poly-beta-1,6-N-acetyl-D-glucosamine biosynthesis protein PgaD, which produces MHPESNRHPQATHTDTSCDTAPPVRRRSWGQPAGEEPIIDAARIPLRAFGTGRSPQRTLAMYLWLRVLRPAVNMGIWFCAIWYAWPYVLGARSQPEVLQLLGLYAIVIGAILASMLAIAPLRRMQHRRGAPPDQEHSSLFALASYISVPPARLSAWQRARQLLVQHDLHGQLHDAQDTTPGLLEPAPRRPRTAR